In [Leptolyngbya] sp. PCC 7376, a genomic segment contains:
- a CDS encoding sensor histidine kinase, whose amino-acid sequence MAKSDKPLSQKDKAIADLEEELNQARLEIKALQQSHDEELSQARSEIKTLRQARQQESHHREQIDSELKASQQLLQLVMDTLPEAIFWKDRHSVYLGCNQNFAEDAGVGSPPNIVGKTDYDLAWKTEEADFFRECDQRVMSSNCAELGIIEPQLQGDGKQAWLETNKAPLHNSCGEVIGILGTYQDITERKQADIALQNLNKKLERQTNRLKLALELVQSEKMSALGKMVAGIAHEINNPMNFIHGNVTHLEEYTKELLQLLDSYQQQYPVPPQSLQAELEDANLSFLTQDLTKIFQSMKTGSTRIRNIVLSLRNFSRLGESGYKWVDLHEGIDSTLLFLQHRLKTPTKFTGIQVIKEYGNLPLVECCPRELNQVFLNLLTNSIDALETTAHKSTPEQQVTQPTIRISTHLTAEERVKITISDNGLGIPKMIESRIFDPFFSTKSIGKGTGLGLSISYQIVTEKHNGAIWFDSTEGSGCEFVIEIPLCHSEAVST is encoded by the coding sequence GTGGCAAAGTCAGATAAACCATTGAGTCAAAAAGATAAGGCGATCGCCGATTTAGAAGAAGAACTGAATCAGGCTCGATTAGAGATAAAGGCGCTCCAGCAGTCCCATGACGAGGAACTCAGCCAAGCTCGATCAGAAATAAAAACACTTCGGCAAGCGCGCCAACAAGAAAGTCATCATAGAGAACAAATCGACAGTGAACTCAAAGCATCGCAGCAACTCCTACAGTTAGTGATGGATACGCTGCCTGAGGCGATTTTTTGGAAAGATCGGCATTCTGTTTACTTGGGCTGCAATCAAAATTTCGCGGAAGATGCAGGAGTTGGTTCTCCTCCAAATATTGTGGGGAAAACAGATTATGATTTGGCCTGGAAAACTGAAGAAGCCGACTTTTTTCGAGAATGCGATCAGCGTGTCATGTCATCAAATTGTGCAGAACTGGGCATTATTGAACCTCAGCTCCAGGGTGATGGTAAGCAGGCTTGGTTAGAAACAAATAAGGCACCTCTCCATAACAGTTGTGGTGAAGTCATCGGGATTCTCGGAACCTATCAAGATATTACCGAGCGTAAGCAAGCAGATATTGCTCTACAAAACCTAAACAAAAAACTTGAGCGACAAACTAATCGTTTGAAATTAGCGTTGGAGCTTGTGCAAAGTGAAAAAATGTCAGCACTAGGAAAAATGGTGGCTGGCATAGCCCATGAAATTAACAATCCAATGAATTTTATTCATGGCAATGTAACCCATCTTGAAGAATATACTAAGGAGCTACTGCAACTACTGGATTCATATCAGCAACAATACCCTGTACCACCTCAATCACTACAAGCAGAGTTGGAGGATGCCAATCTAAGCTTTCTGACACAGGATTTGACGAAAATTTTCCAGTCGATGAAAACAGGCTCTACTCGCATTCGAAATATTGTGCTGTCATTGCGTAATTTTTCTCGTCTTGGCGAGTCAGGATACAAATGGGTCGATCTTCATGAAGGCATCGACAGCACATTACTCTTTTTGCAGCATCGTCTGAAAACTCCAACAAAGTTTACGGGTATTCAGGTGATTAAAGAGTATGGCAATTTGCCTTTAGTCGAATGTTGTCCGAGGGAACTGAACCAAGTGTTCCTAAATTTGTTGACGAATTCAATCGATGCATTAGAGACGACAGCTCATAAATCCACACCAGAACAACAAGTGACACAGCCGACTATTCGGATTTCGACTCATCTCACGGCGGAAGAGCGGGTCAAAATTACGATCTCAGATAATGGTTTAGGTATACCGAAAATGATCGAATCTAGAATCTTTGATCCTTTTTTCTCGACTAAATCGATTGGTAAAGGGACTGGCTTAGGTTTATCGATTAGTTATCAGATTGTCACAGAGAAGCACAATGGTGCAATTTGGTTTGATTCGACGGAAGGATCAGGCTGTGAGTTTGTGATTGAAATTCCCCTCTGTCACTCTGAGGCAGTGTCAACTTAA
- a CDS encoding PhoX family phosphatase, whose protein sequence is MPHDNKPSNFSGNRPFHDVLQKRISRRNMLKKSMILSAAGFVGAIAGENLLRQTPVTAKTSAAAKKVAKGSSPLIEFDAVPVAAGNGSVPTISADYEYQALIPWGTALTNEYDDWDGNPATRPTSAQQAKMIGIGHDGMTFFPFRGQTNHGLIAVNHEFGRNTHVLGKSAPETLEDVLLSQHAHGVSVVEVKANPQGVWEVVKNSAYNRRVHVNTPVTFSGPVAGDSLLDTPQGNSPKGTVNNCANGFTPWRTYLTCEENFNGYFGANGNWTPTAEQTRYGFSSSGFGYGWQNFDDRFDLSNSRYRNEDNRFGWVVEIDPMSPDKPPVKRTALGRFKHEGVGVTVGRGGRVVCYMGDDQRFDYIYKFVSAANWKRMIKQGKSPLDEGTLYVARFNDDGTGDWLELTINDPKLAAKFSSQAEVLTYARLAADELGATPMDRPEWTTVAPDGTVYCSLTNNSRRTTDDPTGANPIELDEFGNPLRDSDGDIVGNPDGHIMSWVDSNRHTGITFEWDIFVLSRDTRNTESVFSDPDGLWADPDGRLFIQTDGGQKDSLNNQMLVADPKTHEIRRLFTGVTSDEITGIAVTPDRKTMFINTQHPGNGDPSRTNFPVENNPANPNGPIPRDSTIVIKRKDGGIVGS, encoded by the coding sequence ATGCCACACGACAATAAGCCTAGTAACTTTTCTGGCAATCGACCTTTTCATGATGTTCTGCAGAAGCGCATCTCCCGTCGCAATATGCTGAAAAAAAGCATGATTCTTTCTGCTGCAGGCTTTGTGGGGGCGATCGCCGGTGAAAATCTTCTCCGCCAAACCCCTGTTACTGCAAAAACATCCGCTGCTGCGAAAAAAGTTGCTAAAGGCAGTAGCCCCCTCATTGAGTTTGATGCAGTCCCCGTTGCCGCAGGGAATGGCTCTGTCCCAACTATTTCTGCCGATTATGAATATCAAGCTTTGATTCCTTGGGGGACTGCTTTAACAAACGAATATGACGATTGGGATGGGAACCCGGCAACCCGTCCCACCTCTGCTCAGCAGGCAAAAATGATTGGCATTGGTCACGACGGCATGACCTTTTTCCCTTTCAGAGGCCAAACTAACCATGGTCTGATTGCTGTCAATCATGAGTTTGGTCGTAACACCCATGTACTCGGCAAGAGTGCGCCAGAAACATTAGAGGATGTGCTCCTCTCCCAACATGCCCATGGTGTATCCGTCGTGGAAGTGAAAGCAAACCCTCAAGGTGTCTGGGAAGTGGTGAAAAACAGTGCTTATAATCGCCGTGTTCATGTGAATACACCTGTCACATTTAGCGGCCCTGTGGCAGGAGACTCGCTACTCGACACCCCCCAAGGCAATAGCCCTAAGGGCACTGTAAATAATTGCGCAAATGGCTTTACTCCCTGGAGGACATACCTGACTTGCGAAGAAAACTTTAATGGCTATTTCGGTGCCAATGGTAACTGGACACCCACAGCAGAACAAACTCGTTACGGTTTTAGTTCCTCTGGATTTGGCTATGGCTGGCAAAACTTTGATGATCGTTTCGATCTTTCAAACAGTCGCTATCGGAACGAAGATAATCGCTTTGGTTGGGTGGTTGAAATTGACCCGATGAGCCCTGATAAGCCTCCTGTGAAACGCACTGCCCTTGGTCGTTTTAAGCATGAAGGTGTTGGTGTGACTGTCGGTCGAGGTGGCCGAGTTGTTTGCTACATGGGCGATGACCAACGTTTTGACTATATTTATAAATTCGTGTCCGCTGCCAACTGGAAACGGATGATCAAGCAGGGTAAAAGTCCTTTAGATGAAGGGACATTGTATGTGGCTAGATTCAATGATGATGGCACTGGTGATTGGTTGGAACTAACCATTAATGATCCTAAATTAGCGGCGAAGTTTAGCAGTCAGGCTGAAGTGCTCACTTATGCACGCTTAGCAGCCGATGAGCTTGGTGCAACGCCGATGGATCGTCCTGAGTGGACAACGGTTGCTCCAGATGGAACAGTGTATTGTTCATTAACGAATAACAGCCGCCGCACCACTGATGACCCGACTGGTGCTAATCCGATTGAACTAGACGAGTTTGGTAATCCCTTGCGTGATTCTGATGGAGATATCGTTGGTAATCCGGATGGCCACATTATGAGCTGGGTGGATTCCAACAGACATACTGGCATAACTTTTGAGTGGGATATTTTTGTGCTTTCACGGGATACTCGCAATACAGAGTCCGTCTTTAGCGACCCTGATGGTTTGTGGGCTGATCCTGATGGTCGTTTGTTTATTCAAACGGATGGCGGTCAAAAGGATTCGCTCAATAATCAAATGTTGGTTGCTGATCCGAAAACCCATGAAATTCGCCGTCTATTTACTGGTGTGACTAGCGATGAAATTACTGGAATCGCTGTGACACCCGACCGCAAGACAATGTTTATTAACACTCAGCATCCAGGTAATGGTGATCCTTCACGGACTAATTTTCCTGTGGAGAATAATCCTGCAAATCCCAATGGCCCGATTCCCCGCGATTCAACCATTGTGATTAAGCGCAAAGATGGGGGAATTGTTGGCTCCTAA
- a CDS encoding GspE/PulE family protein, which produces MVNFQAKDQTGQIKQILRHALDNRASDIHLEPTTDGLKIRYRVDGMLRHIQTLPLEISRKLIVALKVMCDMDIAESRVPQDGRIGEKYFGGELIKGLDLRVSTLPCVSNTKGDVAEKAVLRLLRQQNSFKTVADLGFSRRSRSKFEGYLNQPQGLVILTGPTGSGKTSTLYTSLVGVATEEVNIITVEDPVEYLLPNITQTQVNEAAGMTFAKSLKAILRQDPDIIMLGEIRDAETVETSIRAALTGHLVLTTLHTNDAIGAIPRLKDLGPDPALISDALLGVVAQRLIRVNCPHCSEPYQPIAADWHQLDLTPKEFASKNWRKGRGCEHCFGSGYLGREAIVELLHVDDAVRQIIYEGSITQLRHYLQQSEFESFRRAAIAKVINGITTVEEICRVLPRSVLQNPQPLLKKRSPTTLINAS; this is translated from the coding sequence ATGGTAAATTTCCAAGCCAAGGATCAGACTGGACAAATTAAACAAATTTTGCGCCATGCTCTCGATAACCGCGCGAGTGATATTCATCTAGAGCCGACGACTGATGGCTTAAAGATTCGCTATCGAGTCGATGGTATGTTGCGCCATATCCAGACGTTACCGCTGGAGATTAGTCGCAAATTAATCGTGGCGCTTAAGGTGATGTGCGATATGGATATTGCTGAAAGCCGTGTGCCGCAGGATGGACGAATTGGCGAAAAATACTTTGGTGGCGAACTCATCAAGGGTTTGGATTTGCGAGTTTCGACGTTGCCCTGTGTGAGCAATACCAAAGGGGATGTAGCGGAAAAAGCAGTGTTGCGGCTACTACGTCAGCAAAATTCGTTTAAAACAGTTGCCGATTTGGGGTTTTCGCGGCGATCGCGGTCGAAATTTGAAGGCTATCTCAATCAGCCCCAAGGCCTCGTGATTTTAACGGGGCCCACTGGATCCGGGAAAACCAGCACACTCTATACGAGTTTGGTTGGGGTGGCGACCGAGGAAGTCAATATCATTACGGTTGAAGATCCTGTGGAATACTTGTTGCCAAATATCACCCAAACCCAAGTGAATGAAGCCGCTGGGATGACATTCGCGAAAAGTCTGAAGGCGATTTTGCGTCAGGATCCAGACATCATCATGCTCGGTGAAATTCGTGACGCTGAAACAGTTGAAACCTCTATTCGTGCTGCGCTGACAGGACACCTTGTTTTGACGACGCTCCACACAAATGATGCAATTGGTGCCATTCCTCGTCTTAAGGATCTCGGCCCAGACCCAGCATTAATTAGTGATGCTTTGCTAGGTGTTGTCGCCCAAAGATTGATTCGGGTGAATTGTCCCCATTGCAGCGAACCCTATCAACCCATAGCTGCGGATTGGCATCAGCTGGATCTGACTCCCAAAGAATTTGCCTCAAAAAATTGGCGTAAGGGTCGTGGTTGTGAGCATTGTTTTGGGTCTGGCTATCTAGGGCGTGAAGCAATTGTGGAATTACTACATGTCGATGATGCGGTGCGACAAATTATTTATGAAGGTTCAATTACCCAGCTTCGTCACTATCTCCAGCAAAGTGAGTTTGAGTCGTTCCGGCGCGCGGCGATCGCCAAAGTGATTAATGGAATTACGACCGTGGAAGAAATTTGTCGAGTTTTACCGCGCAGCGTTTTGCAAAATCCACAGCCCCTTCTGAAAAAAAGATCACCCACTACTTTAATTAATGCATCCTAA